The DNA segment ATACGAACTATTCGGGCCGCTTTGCATGCAAACGGATATCCTGCGAAGCGACGTGAACGCGAGCCATCTTGAAGTCGGCGATGTCATCACGATTCACCATGTCGGCGCGTATTGTCACAGTCAATCCATGCAATTTATCGAGACGCGGCCAGCGACCATTCTTATTGGGCCGGACGGGCCAAGCATAATACGCGAGCGCGAGACGTGGCGGGATGTCTTTGCGCTTGACCACGTTCCCAGGCGGCTACGCGACAAAGACTACAATTTTTAATGACCTCGCCTCCGAATGGATTAGCCTTATCTGGCATTCCTGCGGGGGCGGAGGTGAATCTTGGAATCGTCATCGATGGATGGGTTCGCGCCATCCTTGCGGGGTTGGCGCAACTGCTCTTTTCTTCCCGGCGATTGCCGGGCCTCCTGACGGCATTTGGCTTGGCGGCCTACTCCCCGTGGTTGCTCTTGGGCGCACTCACCGGAACCGTTATCGGCACGATCATCGAGCGATGGGCGACAGGCCTCGATCATAGATTGTGGCGAGATGGCGTCGGCGGAATCAATCCGGCGATACTAGGCGTTTTGGGAAGTGGATTTTTTGCCGCGCCGGATGAGCGTGTCGCAATCCTGATCCTTCTTTGCGTAATTTGCACAGCTGTTGCCGCCATAATGCGAAAGGCCATAGGCAAAATAGGCCTGTTTGCGTTTTCGGCACCCGCCTATGCAACGACCGTCGCTGCATCGCTCTTTCTGGTAGGGCCGGGACATTGGTGGTGGGCGGGAATTGGACCGGCGGCCTTTGTGCCCGCGGGCCCATGGGTCATGATTGCGTGCCTGGTCGGTGCGATGGCGTGGGAGTCGCCTGCGGCGGCAGGCTGGGCGGTGTGCGCGAGCCTCTTATTTTACAATTTCACCTTGTCGCTTGGGATGGCGACGGCGGATTCCTTCGGCCTTTGGGGCATCGTCATCCCCTTGTGCGCTTTCGGCGCACAAAGGATATTTGCCGGGCGATCGCCCGCAGCGCCGAAAATTGCAACAGTGGCCGCTTTTCTGGGCGGCATAATCTGGTGGTTGTGGCACCTAGCGGAAGTCGACCGGATCGCGTCACCGTTGTTTGCCCCGACAATATTGAGTCTGTGGGCGATGATGCTCGTGCACGACCTCCGTCTAAAGCGAAAGAAGAGGGCGGGCATTCGACCTCTGGTTTTACAGAGCGGATTTGCATTCGCAATTCTGAAGCTATGGCGATCTCGCTTGGTAGGGCGACCGGTGCTGGTGGCAACGGGGTCGACGCCGGTCGAAGACGCAATCCTGCGGGACATCATTGGCGCTGGGTTGGATTTTCGGACTTCGATGCTCGAGACGAGGGCCGGGCGTCGACGGCTATGGGAAGCGTCGGATCTGCTTCGCGGCGCAGTAGAAGCACCGTCCTTCGATTTCTATCCCGCCCTCGTATTCGCAGGGGGTTGCATTGGACAGGGCCCAAGCGGATTAAATCGCTTCGATCTTGCAGGCCGGGCCGATCGGATCCGGTGCCTTGGCTGCGGCAGCATTTCACCAGCGCCGCCGGTTGGCCTGTGGCGGCGTCTTGAATTGACTTGCTCGCAATGTGCCGGCCAAGTCGTTCCCGATATTCGCAGATTGATCCCGCTTGAGTCGGCAAAAATCAAAGCCGCGCTCGATGCTGCCTCGCCGCAGCGCGCGACTTGCATCGTCTTGCCCGGAGCCTTAGAGTCGCCCGCCGCGCCGGCTTTGCTCGAAAAAATTGGCCAGGCAAAGTGGGGTGTCATACAAATCCTCGAGCGACCAGGCGATGCATTACCGGATGCCGTTACTATTATTTGCCAAGAACTTAGGGTAATTCGACTGTTCTCGCTGCTGGGCTGCGTGAGGAGGAGGCCTTATCGTGCGAGTTAAGCCCTCTCTGTGGCCCTGGGCAATCGCGATAGCGCTAGGGGTGGCGGTCGCATTTCAGATCTCGCCAGGGTCAGGCGGCCCGCTCCGCACGACGCTTAGCGACGGTCCTACGGGACATATTCGATTTAAGAGCGGCGATGCATTGCCCGGTGGACTTACCGACGGGCGGCCGATCACGCCTGCGATAATCGACGGTGAATTGTCGCTTCCGGAGAATTGTACTGCACCTTTTCCGGCGGTCGTGTTGCTCCACGGCAGCCTTGGGCTTTCCCAGGTTCAGACCGACTATTCGCGCCGATTACGCCAAAATTGCTACGCGACATTCGCCGTCGATAGTTTTGCCGGCCGCGGCGTTCACTCAACGGTCGAAAACCAAATCGCCGTAACGACCGAATCAATGGTGATCGACGCGTATGCTGCGCTTTTGCTACTTCAGTCGCACCCGCTCATCGACCCAAATCGAATTGCGGTCGCAGGCTGGTCCAAGGGCGGGACCGCGGTAGAACATGCGATGTCAAATCAGGTCGCAAAAAAATTTGCGCCGAACGCGCACGGTTTTGTCGCATATGTTGCGTTCTATCCCTGGTGTGGTGAGCAAAACTTCTCGCAACGGAAGACCGGCGCCCCAATTCTATTTATCTTGGCAAAGGCCGACGATTGGGTTTCGGCGGAAGCATGTTCCGACTATGCGAAGAGCCTTAGGAAGTTAGGTGTCGATGTTCACGTCAGGATGTTTGACGCAGCGCACGCATTCGACAACCCGGAACTCACCGCCACATATTATCCCGACGCAGTCGTGTCCGGAAACTGTCGATATGAACGTCGCAGTGACGGATTCCGTGAAATTGGATCCGAGGTCGT comes from the Alphaproteobacteria bacterium genome and includes:
- a CDS encoding diaminopimelate decarboxylase — its product is PGRAIVDGCTTLLTTVVAKKGRSNRKPAVVVDAGVNLVPTAVFYDHPISRATESFDELSETLGYELFGPLCMQTDILRSDVNASHLEVGDVITIHHVGAYCHSQSMQFIETRPATILIGPDGPSIIRERETWRDVFALDHVPRRLRDKDYNF
- a CDS encoding dienelactone hydrolase family protein, with protein sequence MAVAFQISPGSGGPLRTTLSDGPTGHIRFKSGDALPGGLTDGRPITPAIIDGELSLPENCTAPFPAVVLLHGSLGLSQVQTDYSRRLRQNCYATFAVDSFAGRGVHSTVENQIAVTTESMVIDAYAALLLLQSHPLIDPNRIAVAGWSKGGTAVEHAMSNQVAKKFAPNAHGFVAYVAFYPWCGEQNFSQRKTGAPILFILAKADDWVSAEACSDYAKSLRKLGVDVHVRMFDAAHAFDNPELTATYYPDAVVSGNCRYERRSDGFREIGSEVVRPWTEFDRYFASCSTFGAHTESNAEAAREAREAMFDFLDAYVATLPVALPPWRPLSAQEGKPSRTPLERTRDIQHVLRFARPMGPARHNHDSH
- a CDS encoding urea transporter, with product MNLGIVIDGWVRAILAGLAQLLFSSRRLPGLLTAFGLAAYSPWLLLGALTGTVIGTIIERWATGLDHRLWRDGVGGINPAILGVLGSGFFAAPDERVAILILLCVICTAVAAIMRKAIGKIGLFAFSAPAYATTVAASLFLVGPGHWWWAGIGPAAFVPAGPWVMIACLVGAMAWESPAAAGWAVCASLLFYNFTLSLGMATADSFGLWGIVIPLCAFGAQRIFAGRSPAAPKIATVAAFLGGIIWWLWHLAEVDRIASPLFAPTILSLWAMMLVHDLRLKRKKRAGIRPLVLQSGFAFAILKLWRSRLVGRPVLVATGSTPVEDAILRDIIGAGLDFRTSMLETRAGRRRLWEASDLLRGAVEAPSFDFYPALVFAGGCIGQGPSGLNRFDLAGRADRIRCLGCGSISPAPPVGLWRRLELTCSQCAGQVVPDIRRLIPLESAKIKAALDAASPQRATCIVLPGALESPAAPALLEKIGQAKWGVIQILERPGDALPDAVTIICQELRVIRLFSLLGCVRRRPYRAS